Within Columba livia isolate bColLiv1 breed racing homer chromosome 33, bColLiv1.pat.W.v2, whole genome shotgun sequence, the genomic segment cccggacgcctgggtcccccccggacgcctgggtccccaggGTGCCCCCACGGCCACCAGCTCCGTGTGCGGCCTGAGCGGGGGGGGGGCCCTAATCCCCCCCCCCAACCAGCCAACCAGCCCCCCCCATGTGGGTGTTAATCAGCTTAATGAGACggggattggggggggggggcggacaGACGGTGGCACCTGTcgggaggacatggggacaatgggaacAATgcgggggacacagggacctcGGCCCCCCCCTTGTGTGATCCCGCCCCTCCAGTTCCCAGCAGAAGCCCCAAAATCGCCGTTTTCAGCCCTAAAATCGCTGATTTCAGCCCCGAAGCGCCCCCGCCTGTCACTCAAGGCCCGACCACGCCCCCTCGCTGCCAGACCACGCCCCCCACGCTTGCAGCGCGCCAATCACCGCCCTGACCACACCGCCTTCTTGCGACCGCCACGCCCCCCTCCGCTCGACCCCGCCCTCCCGGGGCTACGCCCACGCCCCCTCCTCGTGACCACGCCCCTTCCCGCCCGACGCGACCGCGGCGCCATGTTGGGTAAGGGCGGAAGCGGAAGCGGCGGCGGCGACGGGGCCGGGCGGAAGTGAGGGCGGAGGTGCGGAGGTGCGGGAACTGGGGGATACTGGAGGGATACTGGAGGGATATTGGGGGATATTGGGGGATACTGGGGAGACTGGGAGGGGCTGAGGGTgactggggggatactggggggataccgggagcactgggggatactgggagcactgggactGGGAGATACTGTGGGGCGCTGGGAGATACTGGGGGACTCTGGAGGatactggggggcactgggaggtaCTGGGGGACTTTGGAggatactgggaggcactgggatatactgggaggtACTGGGCGACACTGGGACTGGGGCATACTGGGAGGTATTGGGGGTGATGATACTGGGAGGTATTGGGGGTGAtgatactgggagcactggggggcaATGCGAGTGGATATACTGGGAGCAATGGGAatgggggatactgggaggtactggggtggactgggggtgctgggactggtccatactggtccatactggtgtCCCGCAGATGACGATCCACAACCTGTACATCTTTGACCGGGGGGGGACGTGTCTGCACTACAGCGAATGGCACCGGAGGAGGGGGACGGGGATCCCCCGGGAGGAGGTGacggggggacagggggacacgggggggacaaggggacactgggggggtgggggggcaggggggacaaggggaccctggggggacaagggggcatggggggatatggggacatgggacctGGGGACATGACTTGGGTCACTGGGAGGGCTCTAGGAccctggggggcactggggggggatttaggaccctgggggtcactggggggggatttaggaccctggggggcactggggggggatttaggaccctgggggtcactggggacaATGGGCAATGTTGTATtgctcccagtatcccccagtACCTCCCAATATTTCCCAGTggccccagtgcctcccagtatcTCCCAGTGCACCCCAATGCCCCCCAATatcccccagtgccccctgttggtcccagtgccccccattacctcccagtatatcccagtaccTCCCAAtatcccccagtgccccccagtatcccccagtgccccccattacctcccagtatatcccagtaccTCTCAATatcccccagtgctccccagtatttcccagtgcccccagtacctcccagtatcccccagtCCCATTGCTCCCAGTATACCCAGTCGCATTGCCCCCCACTGTCCCCCGGTACCGGGGTCCCCCAGTATCCTCCAGTGACCTCCAGTCCCATATCCCCATTTCCCAGCggggagcactgggggaaaCTGGGAGCAACGGGactgggagatactggggggcactgggatatactgggagcAATGGAactgggagatactggggggcactgggagctctgggggtactggggggcactggaggATACTGGGAGCAATGGGactgggagatactggggggcactgggatatactgggagcAATGGAactgggagatactggggggcactgggagctctgggggtactggggggcactggaggATACTGGGAGCAATGGGactgggagatactggggggcactgggatatactgggagcAATGGAACTGGGAGgtactggggggcactgggagctctgggggtactggggagcactgggggatactgggagcaATGGGactgggagatactggggggcactgggatatactgggagcAATGGGACTGGGAGctactggggggcactgggagctactggggggcactgggagctctgggggtactggggggcactgggagataCTGGGAGCAATGGGactgggagatactgggggCCACTGGGAGATACTGGGAGCAATGGGactgggagatactgggggCCACTGGGAGATACTGGGAGCAATGGAactgggagatactggggggcactgggagataCTGGGAGCAATGGGactgggagatactggggggcactgggatgtactgggaggTTGTGGGGGATACTGGGCTGCACTAGGGGATAGTGGGAGCAATGGGACATTGCCCATTGTCCCGagtgacccccagggtcctaaaccCCCCcacccagtgacccccagggtcctaacgcccccacccccccccaagtgacccccagggtcctaagaCCCCCCCGAGTGACCCCCGGGGTCCTAAAGcccctcccagtgacccccagggtcctaagaCCCCCTGAatgacccccagggtcctaaagcccctcccagtgacccccagggtcctaaaacccctCCCAGcgacccccagggtcctaagaCCCCCCTGAatgacccccagggtcctaaaaccccccaccccaagtgacccccagggtcctaagaCCCCCCTGAATGACCCCCGGGGTCCTAAAAcccctcccagtgacccccagggtcctaagaCCCCCCCGAGTGACCCCCGGGGTCCTAAAAcccctcccagtgacccccagggtcctaaagcccccctgtccccatatcccctgacccccctgtccccccaatgtccccctgtccccccagtgtccccatgtccccccagtgtccccatgtccccccaatgtccccgatgtccccaggAGTTCAAGCTCATGTTCGGGATGCTTTTCTCCCTCCGTTCCTTCGTGGCCAAGATGAGCCCGACCGACATGTATCCActttttggggacccccccattGGATTTGGGGGTGTCCTCTCAATtggggggacaccagggactTGGGGGACCCCgggggtgttggggacacagaggggacaTCAAGGAATTGGGGGCATTTGGGGGGACCCCAAGGTTTTTCAtcttgggggttttgggggagaATCCCATAGATATGGGGGGACCCTGGTGGTTTGGGGTGACCGTGTGGGTTTTGGGATGACCCTGGGGACTTGAGGGACCCCCTGTCAGTTTTGGGGTGACCCCCAGGGTTTAGGGGTCCCTGGGGAATattgggggggaccccaaagatTTAGGGGGACCCCAAGGATTTGGGAGCTCCCTGAGGCATTTGGGTGGctctggggggtttgggggggaccCCAGAGCTTTGGGGTGACcctgtgggttttggggtgaccCCATGGGTTTGGGGGACCCCCTGTAGGTTTTGGGGTGGCCACCAGGATTTAGGGGTCCCTGGGGAATATTCGGGGGTACCCCAAAGATTTGGGAGCTCCCTGAGGCATTTGGGTGGctctggggggtttggggtgaccGTGTGGGCTTTGGGGTGACCCCATGGGTTTGGGGGACCCCCTGTGGGTTTGGGGTGATCCCGAAGGTTTAGGGGTCCCTGGGGAATattgggggggaccccaaacaTTTAGGGGGACCCCAAGGATTTGGGAGCTCCCTGAGGCATTTGGGTGGCtctgggggtttgggggggaccCCAGAGCTTTGGGGTAAAcctgtgggttttggggtgaccCCATAGATTTGGGGGACCCCCTGTGGGTTTGGGGTGACCCCCAGGATTTAGGGGTCCCTGGGAAATattgggggggaccccaaggaTTTGGGAGCTCCCTGAGACATTTGGGTGGctctggggggtttgggggggaccCCAGAGCTTTGGGGTGACCCTGTGGATTTGGGGGACCCCCTGTAGGTTTGGGGGCCCCTGTTTGTTGTTGGGGTTCTTGGGGAACttggggggggaccccaaagatTTAGGGGGACCCCAAAGCATTTGGGAGCTCCCTGAGGCATTTGGGTGGctctggggggtttgggggggaccccagagctttggggtgtccccatggatTTGGGGTGACCCCATGGGTTTGGGGGACCCCCTGTAGGTTTTGGGGTGGCCCCCAGGATTTAGGGGTCCCTGGGGAATATTCGGGGGTACCCCAAAGATTTGGGAGCTCCCTGAGGCATTTGGGTGGctctggggggtttgggggggaccccagagctttggggtgtccccatggatTTGGGGGACCCCCTGTAGGTTTGGGGGCCCCTGTTTGTTGTTGGGGTTCTTGGGGAATattgggggggaccccaaggaTTTGGGAGCTCCCTGAGGCATTTGGGTGGctctggggggtttgggggggaccCCAGAGCTTTGGGGTGACCGTGTGGgctttggggtgtccccatgggttTGGGGGACCCCCTGTAGGTTTGGGGGCCCCTGTTTGTTGTTGGGGTTCTTGGGGAATattgggggggaccccaaggaTTTGGGAGCTCCCTGAGGCATTTGGGTGGctctggggggtttgggggggaccCCAGAGCTTTGGGGTGACCGTGTGGgctttggggtgtccccatgggttTGGGGGACCCCCTGTAGGTTTGGGGGCCCCTGTTTGTTGTTGGGGTTCTTGGGGAATattgggggggaccccaaggaTTTGGGAGCTCCCTGAGGCATTTGGGTGGctctggggggtttgggggggaccCCAGAGCTTTGGGGTGACCGTGTGGGCTTTGGGGTGACCCCATGGGTTTGGGGGACCCCCTGTAGGTTTTGGGGTGACCCCCAGGGTTTAGGGGTCCCTGAAACATTTGGGGGGGGACCCCAAGGATTTGGGAGTTCCCTGAGGCATTTGGGTGGctctggggggtttgggggggaccCCAGAGCTTTGGGGTGACcgtgtgggttttggggtgaccccatggctttgggggaCCCCctgtgggtttgggggtccccccCGTGCCGTTGGGGTCCTTACCGCGCAGGCGGGACGGCTTCGTGTCCTTCCTCACCAGCAAGTACCGGCTCCATTACTACGAGACGCCCACGGGGCTGCGGCTGGTCCTCAATACGGACCCGGGGGTCACGTCGGCCCGGGAGGCGTTACAGCACATCTACAGCCATGTGAggggacccccaaaacccctgaACCCCAAAAGAGTGCACCCCAAAAAGCGCCTGTACCCCAAAAGCCAAAAAGGCCCCAAAAACCAGGCCCAAAGTAGGCCCCAAATCTGCCCTCAAACCGGCCCTTGGGCACCAAAAACAGCCCAAAAATGAGCGTTTGGACCCAAAAATCAACCCCAAAATCAACCCCACGTCTACAGTCATGTGAGGGGACCCTAAAAACCGTGAACCCCAAAAATGTGCACCCCAAAAAGCGCTTGCACCCCAAAATCAGGCCCAAAATAGGCCCCAAATCTGCCCTCAAACCGGCCCTTGGGCACCAAAAACAGCCCAAAAATGAGCGTTTGGACCCAAAAATTAACCCCAAAATCAACCCCACGTCTACAGTCATGTGAGGGGACCCTAAAAACCATGAACCCCAAAGATCTGCACCCAAAAATGCCCTGAACCCTAAAAATCTGCACCCAAAAACCAGGCCCCCCAAACAGGCCTAAAAATCAGCCCCTGGACACAAAAAATAGCCCCAAAAATCAGCGTTTGGACCCCaaaatcagccccaaaatgTGCCCCACATCTACAGTCATGTGAAGGGACCCTAAAAAACATGAACTCCAAAGATCTGCACCCAAAAATTGccctgaaccccaaaaatctGCACCCAAAAATGCCCCTGaaccccaaaaaacaccccaaacccagCCCCTGAGGCCTAAAAATTTGGGCCTTAGGCCCCAAACCTGCCCCACATCTCCAGCCCTATgaggggaccccaaaaccacctgAACCCCCAAAATCTGCGCCCTGAATTGTCCTGAACCCCCACatttcacccccaaatcccctgaccccaaacccccccaaaatcaccccaaaaatcaGCCCCTGAGCCCCCAAATCTGCCCCTGAGGCCTAAAATTGGGCCTGGACACCGGGGTCCCCCCAGGTGGGATTTTGGGGGGGTCTCTGGGTTCTGGGGGGGTCTCCAATATCAGGGTCCCCCTGGGTGACATTTTGGGGGGTCTCTGGATTCTAGGGGGGGGTCTCTGGGttctgggggggtccccaatatCAGGGTCCCTCTGGGTGACATTTTGGGGGGTCCTTGGATTCTAGGGGGGGGTCTCTGGGTTCTAGGGGGGTCCCCAATATCAGGGTCCCCCTGGGTGACattttggggggtccctggATTCTAGGGGGGGGTCTCTGGGttctgggggggtccccaatatCAGGGTCCCTCTGGGTGACATTTTGGGGGGTCCTTGGATTCTAGGGGGGGGTCTCTGGGTTCTGGGGGGTCCCCAATATCAGGGTCCCCCTGGGTGACATTTTGGGGGGTCTCTGGATTCTAGGGGGGGGTCTCTGGGttctgggggggtccccaatatCAGGGTCCCCCTGGGTGACattttggggggtccctggATTCTAGGGGGGGGGTCTCTGGGttctggggggggtccccaatatCAGGGTCCCCCTGGGTGACATTTTGGGGGGGTCTCTGTATtcggggggggtccccaatcCCCTGTGTCGCTTCGGGGACCCCCCCAAGTGACatttttggggtgtcccccccccccaacagcTGTTTGTGGAGCTGGTGGTGAAGaaccccctgtgccccccccggCAGCCGGTGCAGAGCGACCTGTTCCGCTCCCGCCTCGACGCCTTCATTCGGGGGCTCCCCTATTTCAACCCCCGCCCCACGtgaaccccaaaacccccccatCGTGTCCCCCCGACTCCCCCGAACCCCCCCTGGGAGCCCCAAATCTCTGCGACCCCCCAAATTCCTTTGGGACCCCCCAAAATGCgctgcccccccccaccccggcctGCTCCCACCTCAACACCTTCATTTGGGGCCTCCCCTAATTCAACGCCCCCCCCAACTGAACCCCAAAACCTGGGGGGGTCCCAATACACCCCTGAACCCCCCAGACACCCCCGAACCCCCCCTGGGAGCCCCAAATCTCTGCGACCCCCCAAATTCCTTTGGGACCCCCCAAAATGCgctgcccccccccccggccTGCTCTCACCTCAGCACCTTCATTTGGGGCCTCCCCTAATTTAACACCCCTGCCAACTGAACCCTAAAACCTGGGGGGGTCCCAATACACCCCTGAACCCCCCAGACACCCCTGAACCCCCCCTGGGAGCCCCAAATCTCTGCGACCCCCCAAATTCCTTTGGGACCCCCCAAAATGCgctgccccccccccaccccggcctGCTCCCACCTCAACACCTTCATTTGGGGCCTCCCCTAATGTAACACCCCTCCCAACTGAACCCCAAAACTTGGGGGGGTCCCAATACACCCCTGAACCCCCCAGACACCCCCGAACCCCCCTTGGGAGCCCCAAATCTCTGCGACCCCCCAAATTCCTTTGGGACCCCCCAAAATGCGCTGCCCCCCTCCCCTTGTTATGCTCCCACCTCAACACCTTCATTTGGGGTCTCCCCTAATGTAACACCCCTCCCAACTGAACCCCAAAACTTGGGGGGGTCCCAATACACCCCTGAACCCCCCAGACACCCCCGAACCCCCCTTGGGAGCCCCAAATCTCTGCGACCCCCCAAATTCCTTTGGGACCCCCCAAAATGCGCTgcacccccccaccccggccTGCTCCCACCTCAACACCTTCATTTGGGGCCTCCCCTAATTCAACGCCCCCCCCAACTGAACCCCAAAACCTGGGGGGGTCCCAATACACCCCTGAACCCCCCAGACACCCCTGAACCCCCCCTGGGAGCCCCAAATCTCTGCGACCCCCCAAATTCCTTTGGGACCCCCCAAAATGCgctgcccccccccccggccTGCTCTCACCTCAGCACCTTCATTTGGGGCCTCCCCTAATTTAACACCCCTGCCAACTGAACCCCAAAACCTGGGGGGGTCCCAATACACCCCTGAACCCCCCAGACACCCCCGAACCCCCCCTGGGAGCCTCAAATCTCTGCGACCCCCCAAATTTCAATGGGACCCCCCAAAATgcgctgcccccccccccccttgttATGCTCCCACCTCAACACCTTCATTTGGGGTCTCCCCTAATGTAACACCCCTCCCAACTGAACCCCAAAACTTGGGGGGGTCCCAATACACCCCTGAACCCCCCAGACACCCCTGAACCCCCCCTGGGAGCCCCAAATCTCTGTGACCCCCCAAATTTCAATGGGACCCCCCAAAATGCGCTGCCCCCCCCAtgaaccccaaacccccatgAACCTTCATTTGGGGGTTCCCCTGTTTCAACTCCCTGAACCCCAAAACTTgagggggggtccccaaaaccccccgggacccccaaaccctgtcaGGGGGTCCCACCCCCCTCCAAAAATTGAATAAAAAGGGTTTTGatggttttggggtgtctggggatattgggggacatggggggggtccccaaaatcAACACGGAGCCACAACAACCACAATTTATTTATACACAGGGGGGgtccccctttttttggggacccccccaagtGACAACAAGTGTAGTGGGTTAAATTTGGGGGGGGGGCTcatgttttggggtcccccccaacTATTAGGGTGTCCCCCCCCTTTCCCTGGGTGGGGattgtgttgggttttggggggggggtccccCAATTTCCAGCCCCCCATTCCATCTAATgttggggtccccccactttCCAGCCCCCCCCATACCCTAATTTGGGGGTCCCCaattttatgtatgtgtgtcccccccccctttcATATATTCAATGGGGTCCCCCAATTTTAAGCCCCTCTCATATCCCAATTTGGGGACCCCCCACTTTCGACCCCCCCCTTCCATATATTCAATGGGGACTCCCAATTTTAAGCCCCCCCCCCATTCCCTATAATCTCAGGACCCCCCACTTTTTAGCTCCTCCCCAACACCCCAATTTAGGGCACCCCAGTTTTACCCCCCCTCATTCCATATATTCAATGGGGACCCCCGATTGTGAGACCCCCCCTCATACCCCAATTTAGGAACCCCCCAATACCCCAATTTAGGGCATCCCAATTTTAACCCCCCCCTTCTATATATTCTATGGGGACCCCCAATTTTAAGCCCCCCCCCAATACCCCAATTTAGGAACCCCCCAATATTAAACTTCCCCCACATTCCCCAATTTAGGGCACCCCAATTTTAACCCCCCCATTCCATATATTCAATGTGGACCCCCACTTTTTAGCTCCCCCCATTTAGAGGACCCCAATTTCCAGCCCCCCCCATACCCCAATTTAGAGCACCCCAATTTTAACCCCCCCCCCATTCCATATATTCAATGGGaaccccccccccacttcccagCCCCCATACCCCAATTTGGGGTCCCCCACTTCCAATCCCCCCCATTCCTTATATTCAATGGGGACCCCCAAATTTgagcccccccccccttccATGTATTCAATGG encodes:
- the TRAPPC1 gene encoding trafficking protein particle complex subunit 1, which produces MTIHNLYIFDRGGTCLHYSEWHRRRGTGIPREEEFKLMFGMLFSLRSFVAKMSPTDMRDGFVSFLTSKYRLHYYETPTGLRLVLNTDPGVTSAREALQHIYSHLFVELVVKNPLCPPRQPVQSDLFRSRLDAFIRGLPYFNPRPT